The Corythoichthys intestinalis isolate RoL2023-P3 chromosome 1, ASM3026506v1, whole genome shotgun sequence genome has a segment encoding these proteins:
- the LOC130920591 gene encoding gastrula zinc finger protein XlCGF8.2DB-like, which translates to MMFIKQDAEPETSDVKKEEQEDEKFPLTVIVKSEVDESPSEESGAAKESSGGSVQHLTTKGEGQSQPDGLLAPLSDSDDVTSRSSDINTNEEDIDVNKNNSKSSNKSSLKRDKKERADGKPFACTLCDKGFSRKTNLEVHKRTHVGEKPFDCSLCGKRFTQKSNLIAHNRTHTGEKPFVCTFCGKRFTQKGLLNQHTSIHSGEKPFGCSLCGKRFTQKEHLIKHTRSHTGEKPFVCTLCDKRFSQKSHLITHNRTHNGEKPFVCTFCGQRFAEKGNLDKHTNTHSGEKPFGCSLCGKRFIRNGDLILHTRSHTGEKPFVCTLCDKRFSQKSNLIIHTRTHTGEKPFACSICHRRFCQKASLNKHAITHTRGKPFDC; encoded by the coding sequence ATGATGTTCATCAAACAGGATGCTGAGCCAGAAACTTCCGACGttaaaaaagaagaacaagaagATGAAAAGTTTCCATTGACCGTCATTGTGAAAAGTGAAGTAGATGAAAGTCCAAGCGAAGAGAGCGGTGCAGCGAAAGAATCGAGCGGCGGCTCAGTTCAGCACCTGACAACAAAAGGAGAGGGACAATCGCAACCGGACGGCCTCTTAGCTCCGCTCTCAGACAGCGATGATGTAACGTCACGCTCTTCTGACATTAACACTAATGAGGAGGATATTGACGTTAACAAAAATAATTCGAAATCCTCAAACAAGTCATCATTGAAAAGAGACAAAAAAGAACGTGCGGATGGGAAACcgtttgcctgcacactttgcgacAAAGGCTTTTCTCGGAAGACGAATTTAGAAGTGCATAAGCGTACACACGTtggagagaaaccttttgaCTGCTCGCTGTGTGGCAAAAGATTCACACAGAAGTCTAATTTAATAGCACATAAtcgcacacacactggagaaaagccttttgtctgcacattttgtggtaaaagattcacccagAAGGGACTTTTGAACCAACACACAAGCATACAcagtggagagaagccttttggttGCTCACTTTGTGGCAAAAGATTCACACAGAAGGAACATTTAATCAAACACACAAGAAGCCACACTGGggagaagccttttgtctgcacactttgcgacaaaagattttctcagaagTCTCATTTAATCACACATAATCGTACACACAATGGAGAAAAGCCCTTTGTTTGCAcattttgtggtcaaagattcgccgagaagggaaatttggacaaacaCACTAACACGCAcagtggagagaagccttttggctgctcactttgtggtaaaagattcattcGGAACGGAGATTTAATATTGCACACAAGAAGCCACACTGGggaaaaaccttttgtctgcacactttgcgacaaaagattttctcagaagTCTAACTTGATAATACAtacgcgtacacacactggtgaaaagccttttgcctgctcaattTGTCATAGAAGATTCTGTCAGAAGGCGTCTTTAAACAAACACGCAATAACACACACTAGAGGGAAACCTTTTGACTGTTGA